A single window of Rana temporaria chromosome 1, aRanTem1.1, whole genome shotgun sequence DNA harbors:
- the LOC120924871 gene encoding olfactory receptor 2D3-like produces the protein MDNHTINNVFYLNAFAFDIRLKSFFFVFFLILFLITVIGNLFIIILTHIDSHLQTPMYFFLKNLSFLDICYTSTTVPQMLVNLLINHVAISFPACIIQLYTFLSLAASESSLLATMAYDRYVAICNPLRYSVIMSRDVCIHMVVGAWVIGSIYGIIHTVNTFRLPFCGPKVLNHYFCDILPLFKISCINTYVNEVTVFAVGGFLMIGCFVLICGSYIHILFLVLSIPKGGGRMKAFSTCVSHLVVVLLFYGSGSFMYMRPKSNLLADKEWLLSIFYTSITPLLNPIIYSLRNKDIRKALRIILNSH, from the coding sequence ATGGACAATCATACAATAAATAATGTGTTTTACCTAAATGCTTTTGCATTTGACATAAgactaaaaagttttttttttgttttttttctcatcttATTCCTTATAACAGTTATTGGGAATTTGTTTATAATTATACTCACACATATAGACTCTCATCTTCAGACcccaatgtatttctttcttaAGAATCTCTCCTTTCTGGACATCTGTTACACTTCTACAACTGTTCCACAAATGTTAGTAAACCTCTTGATAAATCATGTTGCCATATCATTCCCAGCATGCATAATTCAGTTATATACTTTTTTATCTTTAGCTGCTTCTGAATCCTCATTACTGGCAACAATGGCATATGACCGATATGTTGCCATATGTAATCCCTTAAGGTACTCAGTTATAATGAGTCGGGATGTTTGTATCCATATGGTGGTTGGTGCCTGGGTAATTGGAAGCATATATGGGATAATTCACACTGTTAACACTTTTAGGCTGCCATTTTGTGGGCCCAAAGTGCTTAATCATTATTTCTGTGACATTCTACCCCTATTTAAGATTTCCTGCATCAACACGTATGTTAATGAGGTAACTGTCTTTGCTGTTGGTGGTTTTCTAATGATCGGCTGTTTCGTGTTAATTTGTGGATCTTacattcatattttatttttagttttgagtATACCAAAAGGTGGTGGACGAATGAAAGCATTTTCCACATGTGTTTCTCACCTTGTTGTTGTTCTGCTATTTTATGGAAGTGGAAGCTTCATGTACATGAGGCCAAAATCAAATCTACTAGCAGACAAGGAATGGCTCTTATCCATTTTTTACACCAGTATTACACCTCTCTTAAATCCCATTATTTATAGTTTGAGGAACAAAGATATCAGAAAAGCCCTTCGAATAATTCTAAACTCTCACTGA
- the LOC120946256 gene encoding olfactory receptor 5V1-like — translation MLVIVFTEDRYISYSGCVAQLFSYVFLEGSEAFLLLAMAYDRYIAICSPLYYRSIMENKFCLMLAASSWMSGGINSCIHTALTFSLPFCGSHYVNQYFCDIPPLLHISCKVTFINEIVLFTVGGVWVGIGPFLLIIISYSYIWSAISRMHSAERKSKVFSTCSAHITVVALFFGASIFTYIHPPSRYALEENRVVSVIYSVLTPIFNPFIYSLRNDSVKGALQKAIKYLLLAKK, via the coding sequence ATGTTGGTCATTGTCTTCACTGAAGACCGATACATTTCCTACAGTGGTTGTGTTGCTCAATTATTTTCCTATGTGTTCCTAGAAGGCAGTGAGGCTTTTTTACTCTTGGCTATGGCCTATGATCGTTACATTGCTATATGTTCTCCTTTGTATTACAGGAGCATTATGGAGAATAAATTCTGTCTGATGCTTGCAGCCAGTTCTTGGATGTCTGGTGGTATTAATTCATGTATTCACACAGCACTAACTTTCAGTCTTCCATTTTGTGGATCTCATTATGTAAATCAATACTTTTGTGACATACCACCACTTCTTCATATATCTTGTAAGGTtacttttattaatgaaatagttTTATTCACAGTTGGCGGAGTTTGGGTAGGTATTGGGCCTTTCTTGCTAATTATAATTTCCTACTCATACATCTGGTCTGCGATAAGTAGAATGCACTCAGCAGAGAGAAAAAGTAAGGTCTTCTCTACATGTTCAGCTCATATAACAGTGGTTGCTCTATTCTTTGGTGCAAGTATTTTTACTTATATACATCCTCCATCCAGATATGCTTTAGAGGAGAACAGAGTTGTGTCTGTAATATATAGTGTTTTGACACCAATTTTTAATCCTTTTATATACAGTTTGAGAAATGACTCTGTAAAAGGAGCTTTACAGAAAGCTATTAAATACTTATTGCTAGCAAAGAAATAG